TTTAATCCCTTTGCAGCATGCGCGTAAAGCGTTTTCCATGCTTTCACCACTAATAACGCATACAAAACTGAAAACTTTAGCCAAGAGAATAGAATAGAAAAATGCACTCACTTTAACACATGAGCAAAACAAACAATGTATGCTCCCTTATTTTGAAGGTGTAAACAAACTGAAAAACTAAACAGCTCCAGTCTCCATCTATCAAGAACTTTTAAAACATGTAATACCTTTTAACGCTCACCTTCGAATGACTGAGACCCCACAGAGCTTCTTGCAGAAATCAACACCGCTATACACAGCTCCTGGTTTTGGAGAAGATTATAGATTATAATCGTGGGGATGCAATCGAGCAGGAAATGTCTCATAAAGTATTAGGTCAAGACACAAATACCTGTTGGAGTAACTACTTGTTTCTCAGTGAATGGCAAATGGCCAAGACCATGCTCCACAACCTGAAAGAAAGCCATCAACAATTGAAAGCTGACACGTTGAAACGGAATACAAGAATTAGAAGAAGAATACCAGACGAATGAGACGATCTGAGTAAAACACGAAGTCATGTTTTGATATGTCCTTCTCTCGAATAAGTGTATGCATGCCTCTTATCTGCAGTTATGATCTTAAGAGTGAGAAAATGATTGTCTGaatcaaacatcaaatattTGGAAAATGGCTATACCTGAAATGTTGACTGGATAACAAAAACATTTGGGTAGATTTTGCAGAGATCATGTTGCCCAAGTTTTGTGTGGATATGTTGCACAATCAAATCAACTGCAACGTGATTGTCACCTCCTCTGGGAATAATCACATCGGCATATTTTTTTGAAGGGAGCACAAAATCATCAAACGCGGGCTTCACAAACTTTGCATACTGCAAATGAACATAATATCCCCAAAACAAGAAAAGTTGAGAGATACAAGAAGCTCAGACGATAACACTGTTATATAGAACAGAAGAACAGTTCAAAAAAATGGAACTAAAGAGTCCAGAGTAActtgaaaaaaaacagaaacatcaaATTGTTTAGTATTGCACAAAGCCATAAGTCTTGTTACCTGACTAATCTCACACCAAAATCTGAAACAAAGACTAACCTGTTCAAGAACGGAATCAACATCTCTACCCCTCTCAACCGTGTCACGCCTGATTCTGCGAGCAAGCCTCACATCAGCATCTGAAACCAGTTAATAGCTAAGATGAGGGCTTTAACTCCAATGACGATTATAAACATTCCAAACAGCTTCAAAGGTATTCATTATGTTCTTAAAGGTCAACAACTGATAATTTGCGAAATTCAGTTAATCCGTCAAGTGCACCATCAGCTACGGAACAGGAAGTGGAAAACTTCAATCAAACAGCTACAATTGTCACTATATATCATCTCTAAAATTCTCCAGACAAAAACAGAAGGTCAAATATACTGCAGCTAGTTTATCCTGGAGTTTAAGGTGGTGACCTGTGTCAACGAAGATCTTCATATCACAGATCCCGAACTCGTGAGTCATGGAAAAGTAGAATCCCTTCCAAAATTATAACATCACAAGCATTGACCTGACAAAAGTCCCCCAATGATTGATTTTAACCAAACGAAAATCCTTATAAGAAATGCAAATATGTGGATCGTACGAAGCAAAAGTAAATATTCCGAAGATCCAGCCACATGAAAATTAGAAGACAGAGTCATAAACCGtagaaataaaacatttaaggAGGTCAAAGAAATAGAGACACATCTTAGACGACAATAGCTGCAGAAAAAGTAGGCACCTGGCGAAAAGCATCTGCTTTTACGTTGATGAGTCTTGAAGTCGTAAATAGGAAACTTGATAGGGTTGTCCACTCTTAAGTGTATCAATGCAATGCAACATCTGCTCAGTGTCAAATGCATCTggagaaaaccaaaaaaaagaa
This genomic window from Raphanus sativus cultivar WK10039 unplaced genomic scaffold, ASM80110v3 Scaffold3954, whole genome shotgun sequence contains:
- the LOC108834878 gene encoding uridine/cytidine kinase UKL1, chloroplastic → MTHEFGICDMKIFVDTDADVRLARRIRRDTVERGRDVDSVLEQYAKFVKPAFDDFVLPSKKYADVIIPRGGDNHVAVDLIVQHIHTKLGQHDLCKIYPNVFVIQSTFQIRGMHTLIREKDISKHDFVFYSDRLIRLVVEHGLGHLPFTEKQVVTPTGAVYSGVDFCKKLCGVSVIRSGESMENALRACCKGIKIGKILIHRVGDNGMQLIYEKLPSDISERHVLLMDPVLGTGNSASQAIELLIQKGVPESHIIFLNLISAPEGIHCVCKRFPLLKIVTSEIDLCINEDFRVIPGLGEFGDRYFGTDD